The Struthio camelus isolate bStrCam1 chromosome W, bStrCam1.hap1, whole genome shotgun sequence sequence TCCTCATGGAAGACAAAACCTCCCGGAAACGCAGCCTTTGCTATGCCGCGGGTCTGGTGTCGATATAGTCACTTGACATAAGCTGGATCAAGCGTCTAGTGATGTTTTGAGGTCCTCGGCACTGTACGTGCTATGAGATTTTGGAGTAATGGAGCAAGCCCAGAACTACGATGACAGGAAGCCCTAACTCGAGTGCCCGGCTACTGAAACATAACTGTGTTATGGCCAAGGCTTTTTTAAGCCAAAACTGGGAGGCTGCATGTGAAGGGGTTAATATTTTTGCATAAGTTCGTTTATTACTTACATATGTATATACTACTACATAGGCACTGTTACTCACTATGAGATGCTTTCGCCTGCTAATTTGGATCTATTTtaagtaacttttattttcactgtaacGGGAAACTCATTGAAGTCATAGTTGCAATCAGCATCTTTCAAAGCACTGAATCAGCTCTGGATTTTCCACCTGTTTCATTGTGCGTTGAAGCTGCAGTACATCATAAATAGGCTCTGCAATACCCCTAACAGATACATTAATTAAGTTTTTAACATTTAAGGTGGCTACCCGATTTCACATGAGATCTGAAGCAGCTATTTATCACTCTAATTATTCTTCTGCATTCctgctcatttatttatttagggaaaaaaaaaaagaaaagacttatgaagcattttttctttttgaatgagcTGTACACATTATGCTAAGCTTCATTCTAATAAAAGTGGATATAATTGCTATATCAGAAATACAgacctaaaaataattttctgaaaacttttcatacatttttaaaagtaaatgaagtGAGAGTTTATGCCCTGCTCAAGCAAATTCAGTGTAGGAGGAATGTCTAGGCACGTCAGTAGAATGAAAGAATCGTTAGACTTGAGAATTAATAGTTAGAACAAATATTTGCTTCCTCATTTCTGAGAACTTAGTAGATATCAACAGAGAAATGTTCTCGAAGAAGTCAGATGTATCTGACAGACCCTGCTGTTGTCATCAATTTAAAATGGAAGCTCACTGCAGATGACTGCAGGGGCCTGATGCTGTCATTTATATTAATACCCAGGACACTAACTAGAAAGAACTGGAAGGAGAAACACAGCCAACCACTAAAGTGCTTAATTTGAGGCATACTCATGAAATTAGGGTACTCGAAAAGGCTGAAAACTATTGAGTAGACAGTATATACCACACACTGTTAGTGTCAAAAATCAAATAAGAATTTGTAAGCCATGCACCGCTTGATCTAGGATTCCCAATGAAGTACTAGAAAGGACATTTCTGTAGTCTGGACTTAAATAACACAACATATTTAAAAGGGAATGATGTAACTTCAGGGAAGGCAGCAGTGATGGCAACAGGTTGCAGAAATCTTTGTAAACTTCTGGATTATATCCAGCTCAGGCCTGCAATAGATGTGACGTCTACCTCAAGGTGGCTCTCCATGGCCATTATGAAATGACTTGGTGCTGGTCTCAAACTGTTACTTAGGGGAAAACAAATACTAACTGGTAGCCTAGGCGGAGATGTCAGTGACTGAAAAGACATGTAGACTCATCTATCCAGTAATATTTAGACCTAATCCATTCACCATGGGAAAATCTGCTTTACTGTTGCTTGGTTTTCTGACAAACAGCTTCAGATCTAAGCTCAGCAATCATATAAATTCCACactaacttaattttaaaagacaCACTCAAGCTTAAGTGATAAACCAAATCAAATTGGTTTTAATAAAgctcaattggaaaaaaaaaaaacatttgctgaaaACGAAGTTTTAAAATCTTAAACTGACAGGATCACAAGACAATTCAgactcaggaggtctctagcccaccCTCCTGCTCGCAGCAGGGTCAGCCATGAGACCAGACCAGGGCTTTGTCCCACTGGGGGATCACTGGGAGCTTGCACAAGGTCCCTAGGCAATCTGCTCGGCTGCTTCACTGTCCTCATGGAgggaaaaaggtttttctttataTCCAATCTGAACttctcttgtttcagcttgggcctgttgtctctcatttgccgtgcaccactgggaagagcctggctccatcttctggaTGACCTTCCCATAGGTTTTggggggctgctgttaggtccccctGGAGCTGTCCCTTTTCCAGGCTGGACCAGCCAtgttcctcagcctgcagggcaggacAGCTACTCCAGCCGTCACCAGCCTGGTGCCCCTCCACCGAACTTGCTTTTGTTTATCCATGTCTTTCCTGTACTaagggcccaaaactggacccagtatCTAGATGTGGTCTCACGAGTGCCGAGCAGTGTGGCATAGCCATATCCCTTGACAGCCGGGCCTATGCCCAGCTCACAGCCCACCAAGGCCCAGgatctctctgcagagctgctccgagCGCTGCAAGCGTCCAGCCTGTGTTGCTTCAAcgggttcttccttcccaggggcagcatTTTGCATCTGCTTTTGCCGAAATtaaatcaatatttctttttttttgttgcactATTAGGATTTTCAGCTCTAAGTCGCGAAAAGAAAAATGCCATAATTACTCTTTACTAGCTACAGTGATGGAGGGAGTTAATATtaacagtttctcttttcttctcaacAGTCTTCCATGATACGAGTAACGTGGGTAGATCATATACAGCAAAAAATCCCATATCCATCAATATGGATAGTATTTGTGCAATTGACATAAAATTAGTTTGTGTTTTTCAAAAAGGCAATGCACATTGACAATTAGGGCAGATAGGgtatttaatgtttaatttcagaTCTTTTCAAGAAAATCTTTTCCTCATTGCTCAGTGAAGTGGTGTGTAAACCAAAAAGCCACAAGGTCGCGCAGTCCCACTCTCATCCTGACTCCCGTCCTCCTAGAACAGGTGTGTGTTTTGTCCTGTACAGATCTACCCCTTTGCTACAACAAGCAGAAAACAGGACAGCAAACATGAAGCGTTCTGAGAATTTGCTTCAGTAACAGCACACAGAGTTCAGCCCTGCTTCAGTCTGCACGTGTTGGCTCCTCTGCCTGGCAGAGCCCTTTTGGTACCGGGTGATTTTGTAGCGCCCTGGCGCGACGGCAGGACAGGAGAGGCTGCATCTGGCCGCTGCCATCCGCGCACCCAGCAGACAGCGCTGCGACTCCAGGGCTGCAAGGGCAGGTAAACTGAGAAGATAAGCGGTGCCAGGAGAACTTAATCATTAAACTCCTCGACCTGCAGGCCGCTCATAGCAGCCctgggcgccccggggcggcttCCCCAGCACCGGGGGAGCCTTTCGCCCGGCGCCAGCCCGCACTAGGTGCAAAGCTGACCTGGCACCATTTTGACACCgtcccctggggctggggcacctggcccAAGCCGGGATCTGGGCAGCAAGTGGGGAGGCCTGGGCCCAGTCTGTGCACAGGGTGCAGCGCAGGGGTGACAGGCACAGGCGCATGGGAGCATGGTTTTGCTTTGGGCTGAAAAGTGGGGGAGACGGGGGGGCCTGTGAGGGAGCTGGTGCTCCTGTGAGGAGCTGGGAGCCCCTGTGAGGGAGCTGGGGGGCCTGTGGggagctggtgccctgtgaggagctgggggtcccagggagacCCAGTGCCCCTGTGAGGAGACGGGGCCCCTCTGAGGGAGCTGGAAGTCCTGTGAGTAGTTGGGGGGCCTGTGAGGAGCTGGGGATGCTGTGAGGGAGCTGGGGGGCCTGTGGGGAGCTGGTGCCCCTGTGAGGAGCCGGGGGTCCTGTGAGGGAGCTGGTGCCCACgtgagggagctgggggggggcctaTGAGGGAGCTGAGGGTCCCCGGGGGAGCCGGTGCCCCTGTGCGCAGCCGGCCGCCCGCGGGCggctcgccccgcccctcccccacgcCGGCGGcacgcgcggcgcggcgcggcgcggcgggcggggcggggccgaggcggcgcgcggcggcagcGTGTGCCGCCCCggtggggggcgccggcggcccccgccgcagtCTGCCCGGTAACACCACAACAAAGGCGGCAGCCCCGCCGCATTGTcacgcccgccccgccccctccccctccccacgtgGCCTCCCGGCACGAGCCAGCCCGCTCCTCCCCCCGGCGCGCGCCGTTTAGCATAATaatacccccccctcccctcccggccaATGGgaggccgggagccgccgccagcTGCCGGCGCGGCAGCCGCGTGGGCTATAAATagggcggccgccgggcagccgccTCAGACTGCCTGGAGACTGTGTGGCGAGCGGGGCGCTTGGATCTATTGGTGGCCGCGCGTGGGGGAGCCGTTGCCGTTATGACTTTGGAGGAAGTCCACGGACAGGAGCCTGTGCCCGAGGGCCACGACCGGTGCGTCTCGGCTGGGGCTGAGGGgcaggcgggcgcggggctggggccgttGGGGACCGTTGCGGACCGTTGCGGCGCCGCGCTGACTCTGTGCCCGTCTCTCTGGCTTGCAGGATGCAGGGCGCCGGCAAGGCCCTCCACGAGCTGCTGGTGTCGGCGCAGCGCCGCGGCTGCCTCACGGCCGGCGTCTACGAGTCGGCCAAGCTGATGAATGTGTGAGtatcccggggcggcggcggcggcggctgcggcgggcacTCGGGGAGGCGGGGGCCGCCGGTGCCAGCTGCGGGGCTTAACGCGCTGCTTCCCCCCGCTCGCAGCGACCCGGACAACGTCGCCTTCTGCGTGCTGGCCACggacgaggaggacgagggggACATTGCCCTGCAGATCCACTTCACCCTCATCCAGGCCTTCTGCTGCGAGAACGACATTGACATCGTGCGGGTGAACGATGTGCCCAAGCTGGCGGCCATCGTGGGGCCCAGCGAGGAGTCTGGGGAGCCGCGGGATCTCCACTGCATCCTCATCACGGTGGGTGTCCCCCGGAGGCAGGCAGTGCTCTGTATGTtgctcctggggctgtgctggctctgCTAGCCTCTTTGCTGAGGGCAGGCAGAGCTTTTTGGGGGTTGGGGTGGGTTTGACTTACTGCACATAGCTAAATACCCTCATAGGCAAGGAAAGGGGACTTGggacatgctgcagagcaaacTAGTTGAGTAGTGTCAGGCTGTGTTTCTTGTAACTGTGGACCTCCCCTGTTGCTCACACGGGTGACATCTATTTCCTGCATTGTCCATAACAGGACAGAGAAGCCGGTTAAATACTTTGCTGCCTATGCTAATGCTTCTGTAAATACTGTGATGACTTCAGCTGGCAGGCTGTACTTATGGTGTGCAACTTTCTTCCTCTGGCAGAACCCAAATGAAGATGGCTGGAAGGACCCAGCTCTAGAAAAGCTGAACTTGTTTTGTGAAGAGAGCCGAAATGTCAATGACTGGGTGCCAACTATCAccctgcctgagtgatggtgACCCAGTGCACTGGGGAGGCTGAAATCTTTGTTGCATTCTCAATGTGGTGTTGGTTCACCGAAGTGTGCAACAAGCTGCTGATTCCATGGATTAGCCTGGTCAAGAGACTGGATTAAAGTCGCTCAGACTGGCACGCAGTGGGCTCttatggagaagaaaggaaaagaccaGCTCGCTCCAGCAGTGAGCCCTGGTAGGCTGCAGCAGTGGAGACGTTGACATACCATGGAACTGAAAGAAGTATTGCAAGTTTCCCAGTCAAGTGGAGCTGTTTCAGAAGGCAGAGAAGGTTGGGGGAAGTGGGCCAAAACTTATGGAAGGACTGGACAGAATACTGTAACTAGGAACTGTTGGTGCTGTCtacaaaacatgaagaaaagaagGTTTCAATATTTGATGGACTACTAGAGACTGGTTACTGAGACAAATATACAAGAGACTTTTAAGCAGACAGACTTCAACAGGCCCCTGGGCCACTCTGCAGAACTGGTTTAATAATGCAATAATTTTTACTGGAATTGCTGCTATTGAAGCTTTCATAATAAATTTTTGACAATTAATTTCTGGGAGTGTCTTGCTTACTGGGTGGGGAAACATGTTGCTAAAATACCAGTGATGTCTCACTCATGTGCTGTGTTCCAAGGTATATTCCATAATAATGGTGTTATTACTCACATACTTTCTCTCCTGGGCCAACTCAATGAAGAGCTATGCTTTCCAAGTTGATAATTCAACCTTTTACTCTCTTGCAACAGCTGCTTATCGCAACAGCTTGCAAGACTAAGGACTGGCATACTTAATGAGCTCAGTTATTGTAATAGGTGGTCTCTGTAGTCTGCTGAAGGAACACAATCCATGTTagaaacatggattttttttcttggaatacaGACCTCCAGTAAATAACATGATTAGTTGCTAAATATGACTTACTAAGGCTTGTTCAGAGCTGCAGTGTTGCCATTTGACAAAAGCAGCTTAAACATGATGTGGGTCTGCAGAACCCAAAGATGTCAAAAACATCTACCGTTTCCTTTGATTAGAATGACATAGTTAATCTAAAACTAGCTAATACTGAATAAACATCACATCTGCCACAAGCTGCTGTCTGATTGCCATATGTTGTAACAATAAAAGCTGTCACTCCAGAAAGCAATTTCGTGAAACTTAATTGCATGACAACTTCAAATTAGGTTCAAAACACTTTAAGACTTGTGTGGCCTTTTTTTTAGAGATCCTGTCATGGAAAGTTAATAGGCTGGATAGTTCTTGCCTTATGTTAAAAGGGAAAATACCATTCCCAGCAATGGACTTCCCATTTCTGTGCACAATCTATATTTGTGCTCTAATAGCACAGTACTTAATCCCTTCTCCAGAGAGTAAGAAAGCTAAACTATTCATTTCCTCTATAGACACTAAAAATATTCAGTGTCACAATTACATTTCCTCTAGATTGGCTTGCAGTGACTGACACTAGCATTTGCACAGAAGTGGTCATCTCTACATGGAGTAACTTACAGTTGTGGTTTCTGGGAAACTGCTTGTTCTTGGTTTCATTGTTCTTGAAAGGGGAAGTTCAAATTCACTCCTAACATTCCTGTGCTGGAATATGCTCCATTGTATTCT is a genomic window containing:
- the LOC104150283 gene encoding growth arrest and DNA damage-inducible protein GADD45 gamma produces the protein MTLEEVHGQEPVPEGHDRMQGAGKALHELLVSAQRRGCLTAGVYESAKLMNVDPDNVAFCVLATDEEDEGDIALQIHFTLIQAFCCENDIDIVRVNDVPKLAAIVGPSEESGEPRDLHCILITNPNEDGWKDPALEKLNLFCEESRNVNDWVPTITLPE